The Deltaproteobacteria bacterium genome window below encodes:
- a CDS encoding PqqD family protein, which produces MTAYQQNREIAWREVDGEAILVDPLARQLRVLNPAGTFLWAQLEAPRTAEELAALLTAEFDVTAGEARRDVEGFLAHLLGKKLVREITR; this is translated from the coding sequence ATGACGGCCTACCAGCAGAACCGGGAGATCGCGTGGCGGGAGGTGGACGGGGAAGCGATCCTCGTGGACCCGCTGGCGCGCCAGCTCCGCGTGCTGAACCCGGCGGGGACGTTCCTGTGGGCGCAGCTTGAGGCGCCCCGGACGGCGGAGGAACTCGCCGCGCTGCTCACGGCCGAGTTCGACGTGACGGCCGGGGAGGCCCGCCGCGACGTCGAGGGCTTCCTTGCCCACCTTCTCGGCAAGAAACTGGTCAGGGAGATCACCCGGTGA
- a CDS encoding iron-containing alcohol dehydrogenase, translated as MSGPLLASGQARFRTWLPTRIFGGAGSAGKAARIAADTGIRKAILVSDRGLEAAARTLAEALGPLHACTFLDVEPDTGVEIIDRATELARRHSADGVVSLGGGSVMDTAKGVAAALKTEGSVRPLIGTGTMKGKTAAPHLGIPTTAGAGSEVTCAAVIRDGAAKLVFWDDALYPAAAILDPLLTLKLPARLTAATGMDALTHAVEAVHSLSSGPLTDALALHAVSLISGSLREAVHLPGNPDARMSMLVASNLAGQAISNAFLGSVHALAHSVGAHCRVHHGTANAILLPHVMRMNLELNPEFCAPRYAAVGRALGVPHGSPEELSLRAVQRIGALIREVDLPSRLRDVNVPPGSGALLAEGAMADISHRTNPVPMTRELFEQLAERAW; from the coding sequence ATGAGCGGCCCCCTCCTGGCAAGCGGCCAGGCCCGGTTCAGGACCTGGCTGCCGACGCGGATCTTCGGCGGCGCGGGCTCGGCCGGAAAGGCCGCCAGAATCGCCGCCGACACCGGCATCCGCAAGGCCATTCTCGTCTCCGACCGGGGCCTTGAGGCCGCCGCCCGGACACTCGCCGAAGCGCTCGGCCCCCTGCACGCCTGCACCTTCCTCGACGTGGAGCCCGATACCGGCGTCGAAATCATCGACCGGGCGACCGAGCTGGCGCGCCGCCACTCGGCCGATGGTGTCGTGAGCCTGGGCGGCGGGTCGGTCATGGACACGGCGAAAGGTGTCGCCGCGGCCCTGAAAACCGAAGGCTCCGTGCGGCCGCTCATCGGCACCGGGACGATGAAGGGAAAGACGGCCGCGCCGCACCTCGGCATTCCCACCACGGCCGGCGCCGGCAGCGAAGTGACCTGCGCGGCGGTGATCCGCGACGGCGCGGCCAAGCTCGTCTTCTGGGACGACGCCCTCTACCCCGCCGCCGCGATCCTGGACCCGCTGCTCACGCTGAAGCTCCCGGCCCGGCTCACCGCCGCCACCGGCATGGACGCCCTCACCCACGCGGTCGAGGCGGTCCATTCGCTCTCGTCGGGGCCGCTCACCGACGCGCTGGCGCTCCATGCGGTCTCGCTCATTTCGGGCAGCCTGCGCGAGGCGGTCCACCTGCCTGGGAACCCCGACGCCCGGATGTCGATGCTTGTCGCCTCGAATCTCGCCGGTCAGGCGATCTCGAACGCGTTTCTGGGGTCGGTCCATGCGCTCGCCCACAGCGTGGGCGCGCACTGCCGCGTCCACCACGGCACGGCGAATGCTATCCTGCTTCCCCATGTGATGCGGATGAACCTGGAACTGAACCCGGAGTTCTGCGCCCCGCGCTATGCCGCCGTGGGCCGGGCGCTCGGCGTGCCGCACGGAAGCCCGGAGGAGCTTTCGCTCCGGGCGGTCCAGCGGATCGGGGCGCTGATCCGCGAGGTGGACCTGCCCTCACGCCTGCGCGACGTGAATGTGCCGCCGGGAAGCGGCGCCCTCCTGGCCGAGGGGGCGATGGCCGACATCTCCCACCGCACCAACCCCGTCCCCATGACCCGCGAGCTGTTCGAGCAGCTTGCAGAACGGGCGTGGTGA
- a CDS encoding AHH domain-containing protein → MGRALEAAGHSRPANSAAHHIVAGSAAAAEPARRVLNKLGIGIDDATNGIFLPMQQHDMLHTTEYYSAINKALQGVSTRQQAMDVLEAIAQKLRNQKFP, encoded by the coding sequence CTGGGCCGTGCCTTAGAAGCTGCTGGGCATTCTAGGCCTGCAAACTCTGCAGCACACCATATTGTTGCCGGTTCTGCCGCTGCTGCCGAACCAGCAAGACGAGTATTAAATAAACTGGGGATCGGAATAGATGACGCTACCAATGGTATATTCTTACCAATGCAACAACATGATATGCTGCACACAACTGAATACTACTCAGCCATAAACAAAGCTTTGCAGGGAGTATCGACACGCCAGCAAGCAATGGACGTTCTTGAAGCTATTGCGCAGAAATTAAGGAATCAGAAATTTCCGTGA
- a CDS encoding RluA family pseudouridine synthase — MYVPKHHYFDVRAPEAGMRLDRLVRKLLPDETLGNIHRMIRSGMVQVGKTRRENSYRVSEGEVVVLPQPPKLVRPKPPPPETKEWTAPAPQVIREAPGWIALHKPGGLSVQGGTGQGPWSVVNWLKVKYPEAEFAPAPVHRLDLDTTGLLIAARTPQAARWFQLHLSSRTMRKYYLALVESRPRFEHTMVDGPLYRATSGRIKMSVDTRGVTALTEVWTLSRGERSSLVMAFPHTGRTHQIRAHLAHLGHPILMDERYGSTMRLPDGLRPFERIYLHAWRLDFPAPPGSEGEGERIRVEAPPDGLFMKAIRATGNRLTPAPSPPEVERGKE; from the coding sequence TTGTACGTGCCCAAGCACCATTACTTCGACGTGAGGGCCCCGGAGGCGGGGATGCGGCTGGACCGGCTGGTGCGGAAGCTCCTGCCGGACGAGACGCTCGGCAACATCCACCGGATGATCCGCAGCGGCATGGTGCAGGTGGGAAAAACACGGCGCGAGAACAGCTACCGCGTGAGCGAGGGCGAGGTGGTGGTGCTTCCGCAGCCGCCGAAACTGGTCCGCCCCAAGCCCCCGCCGCCCGAGACAAAAGAGTGGACCGCGCCCGCGCCCCAGGTGATCCGCGAGGCCCCCGGCTGGATCGCGCTCCACAAGCCGGGCGGGCTCTCCGTTCAGGGCGGCACGGGACAGGGCCCCTGGAGCGTCGTCAACTGGCTGAAGGTGAAATACCCGGAGGCGGAGTTCGCCCCGGCGCCCGTCCACCGGCTCGACCTGGACACGACGGGGCTCCTCATCGCGGCGCGGACGCCGCAGGCGGCCCGGTGGTTCCAGCTTCACTTAAGCTCGCGCACGATGCGGAAATACTACCTCGCGCTGGTGGAAAGCCGCCCCCGGTTCGAGCACACGATGGTTGACGGGCCGCTCTACCGGGCGACCTCCGGACGGATCAAGATGAGCGTGGATACCCGCGGCGTCACGGCGCTTACCGAGGTGTGGACGCTCTCCCGCGGGGAGCGCAGCTCGCTCGTCATGGCCTTTCCGCACACGGGCAGGACGCACCAGATCCGGGCGCACCTGGCGCACCTGGGCCACCCGATCCTGATGGACGAGCGGTACGGCTCGACGATGCGGCTGCCCGACGGCCTGAGGCCGTTCGAGCGGATCTACCTCCACGCCTGGCGGCTCGACTTTCCCGCCCCGCCCGGTTCGGAGGGCGAAGGCGAACGCATCCGGGTGGAGGCCCCGCCCGACGGCCTGTTCATGAAGGCGATCCGGGCGACCGGAAACCGCCTCACCCCAGCCCCCTCTCCACCTGAAGTGGAGAGGGGGAAGGAATGA
- a CDS encoding methyltransferase domain-containing protein: MAGPDTSRPQGEPKPETAGTQPLFFSTALGENYREFWSNMASTPEGARLAVSGHPFGQYPDERLVDLQGLPVARLVKESLDLDGTQRLLEVGCGIGRLARHLAPWVEEYHGADISPAMCLRASHRLWGVRNAFFHELPEPDLGVFPGQSFDAVMFQHVLIHLDPPDAEHYLAEAYRVLRPGGKLYAQFYNRRHPQGFDETVHAVDQRLRDGRAQRGRVFCHTSHEVRAIVAQAGFEIDREKSHLEPWRQNRRWWPDNDFFFWLIAVGTRR; encoded by the coding sequence ATGGCCGGACCCGACACATCGCGCCCGCAGGGGGAGCCGAAACCCGAAACGGCCGGCACGCAGCCCCTGTTCTTCTCGACCGCGCTCGGCGAGAACTACCGCGAGTTCTGGTCGAACATGGCCAGCACGCCTGAGGGGGCGCGGCTCGCCGTGTCGGGCCACCCGTTCGGCCAGTATCCGGACGAGCGGCTGGTGGACTTGCAGGGGCTCCCGGTGGCGCGGCTCGTGAAGGAGTCGCTCGACCTGGACGGCACCCAGCGGCTCCTCGAAGTCGGCTGCGGCATCGGGCGGCTCGCCCGGCACCTCGCCCCGTGGGTGGAGGAGTACCACGGGGCGGACATCTCGCCGGCCATGTGCCTGAGGGCGTCACACCGGCTCTGGGGGGTGCGGAACGCCTTTTTTCACGAACTGCCGGAGCCGGACCTTGGCGTCTTCCCCGGCCAGTCGTTCGACGCCGTGATGTTCCAGCACGTGCTCATTCACCTGGACCCGCCCGACGCCGAGCACTACCTCGCCGAGGCGTACCGGGTGCTCCGGCCCGGCGGAAAGCTCTACGCCCAGTTCTACAACCGGCGGCACCCGCAGGGGTTCGACGAGACGGTCCACGCCGTGGACCAGCGGCTCCGCGACGGCCGCGCCCAGCGGGGCCGCGTCTTCTGCCACACGAGCCACGAGGTGCGCGCCATCGTCGCGCAGGCGGGGTTCGAGATCGACCGGGAGAAAAGCCACCTGGAACCCTGGCGCCAGAACCGGCGGTGGTGGCCCGACAACGACTTCTTCTTCTGGTTGATTGCCGTGGGGACGAGGCGCTAA
- a CDS encoding S24/S26 family peptidase, producing MKNAQLQQAVGEILREEVARRGKVNFRVTGNSMAPLLKPGDIVTVRRVRRRWRLLPGDILVLSGDGPLVVHHFLYWTLRDGQPHLRTAGRNGKALDRLWPREAVIGRVVLRERGKLSFRGPTAPLWLASSLFAALGGVLTARLERLLK from the coding sequence GTGAAAAACGCCCAGCTCCAGCAGGCGGTGGGGGAAATCCTGCGCGAGGAGGTCGCCCGGCGCGGCAAGGTGAACTTCCGCGTGACGGGAAACTCGATGGCCCCGCTCCTGAAACCCGGCGACATCGTGACCGTGCGGCGGGTGCGCCGCCGCTGGCGGCTCCTGCCGGGCGACATTCTCGTTCTCTCTGGCGACGGCCCCCTCGTCGTCCACCACTTCCTCTACTGGACGCTCAGGGACGGGCAGCCCCACTTGCGGACGGCCGGGCGGAACGGTAAGGCGCTGGACCGGCTCTGGCCCCGCGAGGCGGTGATCGGCCGGGTGGTGCTCCGCGAGCGCGGCAAGCTCTCCTTCCGGGGCCCCACGGCCCCGCTGTGGCTGGCCAGTTCCCTCTTTGCGGCGCTGGGCGGCGTGCTCACCGCCAGACTGGAGCGGCTGCTCAAGTGA
- a CDS encoding radical SAM protein — translation MPISTFDQIREKLVATNRFVTTQLELTYRCNYECLHCYCVDQPAREELSTAEFKAVIDELYALGCMNITFTGGEAIIRKDFFELARYARDRRFVIRLFSNGHLLEGARLEQLLELKPISVDISLYGGSDETYEAVTGEKNRFERVRRNVEALVARGQRVIVKIPLMHESYHDIGRMIGWCREIGVPYLTDVWMTPKDDGSVKPALHALTDDEMTDFFRRFGTKAKKLVREDDKAICTSACSSPIVSPHGDVFACTQNKVPAGNVRETPLGEIWRGAGWMQEIREVKWHRFTECRTCEFQETCFICPAISLYENGRLEGPNSHACRVARIRHELGQV, via the coding sequence TTGCCCATTTCCACGTTCGACCAGATCCGCGAAAAGCTGGTCGCCACGAACCGGTTCGTGACGACCCAGCTCGAACTCACCTACCGCTGCAACTACGAATGCCTCCATTGCTACTGCGTGGACCAGCCCGCCCGCGAGGAGCTTTCGACGGCGGAGTTCAAGGCGGTCATTGACGAGCTTTACGCGCTGGGCTGCATGAACATCACCTTCACCGGCGGCGAGGCGATCATCCGCAAGGATTTCTTCGAGCTCGCCCGCTACGCCCGCGACAGGCGGTTCGTGATCCGGCTCTTTTCCAACGGGCATCTTCTGGAGGGTGCGCGGCTCGAACAGCTCCTGGAGCTGAAGCCGATCTCCGTGGACATCTCGCTTTACGGCGGGAGCGACGAGACCTACGAGGCGGTGACGGGCGAGAAGAACCGCTTTGAGCGCGTCCGGCGGAACGTGGAAGCCCTCGTCGCCCGCGGCCAGCGGGTGATCGTCAAGATTCCGCTCATGCACGAGAGCTACCACGACATCGGCCGGATGATCGGCTGGTGCCGGGAGATCGGCGTGCCGTACCTCACCGACGTCTGGATGACGCCCAAGGATGACGGCTCGGTGAAGCCCGCGCTGCACGCGCTCACCGACGACGAGATGACCGACTTCTTCCGGCGGTTCGGCACGAAGGCGAAGAAGCTCGTCCGCGAGGACGACAAGGCGATCTGCACGTCGGCCTGCTCCTCGCCGATTGTCTCGCCGCACGGGGACGTGTTCGCCTGCACGCAGAACAAGGTGCCGGCCGGGAACGTGCGCGAGACGCCGCTCGGCGAGATCTGGCGCGGCGCCGGATGGATGCAGGAGATCCGCGAGGTGAAGTGGCACCGGTTCACCGAGTGCCGTACCTGCGAGTTCCAGGAGACCTGCTTCATCTGCCCGGCGATCAGCCTCTACGAGAACGGCCGCCTCGAAGGCCCCAACTCCCACGCCTGCCGCGTCGCCCGCATCCGCCACGAGCTGGGACAGGTGTAG
- a CDS encoding cbb3-type cytochrome c oxidase subunit I produces the protein MSGAGNRNRTFAKWLLDKKTWWLHFAVVAGISIVGLVALGSWTYEGAPPIANFVSPAGETVIPAERVDRGKEIFHLRGLMSWGSFWGDGAERGPDFTADALHRTVLAMRTYYEDEISRERELTGADRNAIRMRVQQEIHENGYSPEEDLIRINDAQVFALRELEKHYTRMFTDSSYSEAFTFPNYISSPDDLQALTAFFFWGGWVSGADRPGENFSYTHNWPYDPDAGNHPTMPTVLWSFVSILALFLGIMLVLYIYGQMKELPGDPFNGANGGTLTTVELEKGHDFVRPTQRSTYKFFAFAMLLFLVQVLAGILSAEDFLEGGPGMTVVSLFGLSIPFNVVRSWHTLLQIYWFFMCWVGYTIFFLPKLAPVPKGQRFLIELLFALCVTVGAGAFFGIYAGQMGLMNDTLAYWFGSQGWEFMELGRFWHILMLVSFVLWIVIIFRGVRPWISKQNLWSVPAWLFYGSAIMVLFLFFGLGATARTNFAISDYWRWMTVHMWVEVTFEVFTTCIVGYMLVQMGLINRAMAERVIFLAVMMFLVTATVGISHNFYWIGKPTGIIALGSVFSTLQVLPLLLITLDAWRMRNEIVRAGANHAGGRQKFVMEGVWRFILAVNFWNIIGAGVFGSLINLPIINYYEHSTYLTGNHAHAAMFGVKGNVALAGMLFCCQHLFPRASWNEKLINRSFWSLQLGIVLMMTLNLFPIGLYQLAAVVEHGLWYARTNDFVTGMVWQTLAHLRKIGGTLFLFGGVIPMVWFVLSRAGRLVREVDVGADERAVYDKEWAAHEDEILRAIEK, from the coding sequence ATGAGTGGAGCTGGAAACAGGAACCGGACGTTCGCCAAGTGGCTTCTGGACAAGAAGACCTGGTGGCTCCATTTCGCGGTCGTGGCCGGAATCAGCATCGTGGGGCTCGTCGCCCTGGGATCGTGGACCTACGAGGGGGCGCCGCCGATCGCCAACTTCGTCTCGCCCGCCGGGGAAACGGTGATTCCCGCCGAAAGGGTCGATCGCGGGAAGGAGATATTCCATCTCCGCGGACTGATGTCGTGGGGATCGTTCTGGGGCGACGGCGCGGAGCGGGGCCCCGACTTCACCGCCGACGCGCTGCACCGGACGGTGCTGGCGATGCGGACCTACTACGAGGACGAGATCAGCCGGGAGCGCGAGCTGACCGGTGCGGACCGGAACGCGATCAGGATGAGGGTGCAGCAGGAGATCCACGAGAACGGATATTCCCCGGAGGAAGACCTGATCCGCATCAACGACGCCCAGGTGTTCGCGCTGCGGGAGCTGGAAAAGCACTACACGCGGATGTTCACCGACTCCTCCTACTCCGAGGCGTTCACCTTTCCCAACTACATCTCCAGCCCGGACGACCTGCAGGCGCTGACGGCCTTTTTCTTCTGGGGAGGGTGGGTCTCCGGGGCCGACCGGCCGGGGGAGAACTTCAGCTACACGCACAACTGGCCCTACGACCCGGATGCCGGCAACCACCCGACCATGCCCACGGTCCTGTGGAGTTTCGTCTCGATCCTCGCGCTGTTCCTGGGGATCATGCTGGTTCTCTACATCTATGGCCAGATGAAGGAACTCCCCGGCGACCCGTTCAACGGGGCCAATGGCGGCACGCTCACCACGGTTGAGCTGGAGAAGGGCCACGACTTCGTCCGTCCCACCCAGAGATCCACGTACAAGTTCTTCGCCTTCGCCATGCTCCTGTTCCTGGTCCAGGTGCTGGCGGGCATCCTGAGCGCCGAGGATTTCCTCGAAGGCGGTCCGGGCATGACGGTCGTCAGCCTGTTCGGGCTTTCCATCCCCTTCAACGTCGTCCGGTCCTGGCACACGCTCCTTCAGATCTACTGGTTCTTCATGTGCTGGGTCGGGTACACGATCTTCTTCCTGCCCAAGCTCGCACCAGTGCCCAAAGGCCAGCGTTTCCTGATCGAACTCCTGTTCGCCCTTTGCGTGACCGTCGGCGCGGGCGCGTTTTTCGGGATCTATGCGGGCCAGATGGGCCTGATGAACGACACCCTGGCCTACTGGTTCGGGAGCCAGGGATGGGAGTTCATGGAGCTGGGGCGGTTCTGGCACATCCTGATGCTGGTGTCCTTTGTCCTGTGGATCGTGATCATCTTCCGGGGCGTCCGGCCCTGGATCTCGAAGCAGAACCTCTGGTCCGTTCCCGCCTGGCTCTTTTACGGCAGCGCGATCATGGTCCTGTTCCTATTTTTCGGGCTGGGGGCGACGGCGAGGACCAACTTCGCCATCTCCGACTACTGGCGCTGGATGACCGTCCACATGTGGGTCGAGGTCACCTTCGAGGTGTTCACCACCTGCATCGTCGGATACATGCTCGTCCAGATGGGGCTCATCAACCGCGCCATGGCCGAACGGGTCATCTTCCTGGCGGTCATGATGTTCCTCGTCACGGCGACGGTCGGCATCTCCCACAATTTCTACTGGATCGGCAAGCCGACGGGAATCATCGCCCTGGGCAGTGTCTTCTCGACGCTGCAGGTGCTGCCGCTGCTCCTCATCACCCTGGACGCCTGGCGGATGCGGAACGAGATCGTGCGCGCCGGAGCGAACCATGCCGGCGGCAGGCAGAAGTTCGTGATGGAAGGCGTGTGGAGATTCATCCTCGCCGTCAACTTCTGGAACATCATCGGGGCCGGCGTGTTCGGATCGCTCATCAACCTGCCCATCATCAACTACTACGAGCACTCGACCTACCTCACCGGAAACCACGCCCATGCCGCCATGTTCGGCGTGAAGGGGAACGTGGCGCTGGCGGGCATGCTGTTCTGCTGCCAGCACCTGTTTCCCAGGGCCTCGTGGAACGAGAAGCTCATCAACCGGTCCTTCTGGTCGCTCCAGCTGGGAATCGTGCTGATGATGACGCTGAACCTGTTCCCCATTGGGCTCTACCAGCTCGCGGCCGTGGTGGAGCACGGCCTGTGGTACGCCCGGACCAACGACTTCGTGACCGGGATGGTATGGCAGACCCTGGCTCACTTGCGAAAGATCGGCGGAACGCTGTTCCTGTTCGGGGGTGTCATTCCGATGGTCTGGTTCGTCCTGTCGAGGGCCGGGCGGCTGGTCCGCGAGGTGGATGTGGGGGCGGACGAGCGCGCGGTCTACGACAAGGAGTGGGCCGCCCACGAGGACGAGATCCTCCGGGCCATCGAGAAATAG